One Phoenix dactylifera cultivar Barhee BC4 chromosome 8, palm_55x_up_171113_PBpolish2nd_filt_p, whole genome shotgun sequence genomic window carries:
- the LOC103722695 gene encoding probable serine/threonine-protein kinase PBL3 isoform X1, which produces MGNCLDSSSRVENAQNSSYPSKVTSKTSLSSVPSTLTTYSTRSTLTVPSYTERSANENLLTPRTEGEILSSSNLKDFTFNDLRNATRNFRPDSLLGEGGFGCVYKGWIDEQSLTASRPGTGMVVAVKKLKPEGYQGHKEWLTEVDYLGQLHHRNLVKLIGYCSEGDNRLLVYEFMPRGSLENHLFRRGSQPLPWAIRIKVAIGAARGLSFLHDAESQVIYRDFKASNILLDSEFNAKLSDFGLAKAGPTGDRTHVSTQVMGTHGYAAPEYIATGRLSAKADVYSFGVVLLELLSGRRAVDKTRVGLEQNLVDWAKPHLGDKRKLYRIMDTRLEGQYPKKGAHAVANLALQCIGSEAKLRPRMSEVLATLEQLQDPKNTAVTQPQTDRWQASSTIPRSPMRQYKSPRRRTPAGSPLPSYLRSPRVH; this is translated from the exons ATGGGCAATTGCTTGGACTCGTCATCCAGAGTAGAGAACGCCCAGAATTCTTCCT aTCCCTCGAAAGTCACCAGCAAAACAAGTTTATCTTCAGTTCCTTCAACACTGACAACATACTCAACTCGTTCAACCCTGACCGTGCCTTCTTATACTGAGAGGAGTGCTAATGAGAATCTTCTTACACCACGAACTGAAGGTGAGATATTGTCCTCCTCAAATTTGAAGGACTTCACATTCAATGATCTGAGGAATGCCACTAGAAACTTCCGGCCGGATAGTCTTCTTGGGGAAGGAGGATTTGGTTGTGTCTATAAAGGTTGGATCGATGAACAAAGTTTAACTGCTTCAAGGCCTGGTACCGGCATGGTTGTTGCTGTCAAGAAGCTTAAACCGGAGGGTTACCAGGGCCATAAGGAATGGCTG ACAGAGGTGGACTATCTTGGTCAGCTTCACCATCGAAATTTAGTTAAGCTCATTGGTTACTGTTCAGAGGGTGACAACCGACTTCTAGTTTATGAATTCATGCCAAGAGGCAGTTTGGAGAATCATCTTTTCAGAA GAGGTTCACAACCACTGCCTTGGGCAATAAGGATCAAAGTTGCTATTGGAGCTGCTAGGGGGCTCTCTTTTTTGCATGATGCTGAATCACAAGTCATATATCGAGATTTTAAGGCCTCAAACATCCTTCTTGACTCG GAATTCAATGCAAAGCTTTCAGACTTTGGGTTGGCAAAAGCTGGACCAACTGGGGACAGAACTCATGTCTCCACGCAAGTCATGGGCACTCATGGATATGCTGCTCCTGAATATATTGCAACAG GCCGGCTCTCTGCAAAGGCCGATGTATACAGCTTTGGGGTTGTGTTGTTGGAGCTGCTGTCTGGACGTCGGGCTGTCGACAAAACAAGAGTAGGCTTAGAGCAGAATCTTGTCGACTGGGCAAAGCCCCATTTGGGTGATAAGCGCAAATTATACCGGATCATGGACACAAGACTAGAGGGCCAATATCCAAAGAAAGGAGCCCATGCGGTTGCCAACCTTGCTCTGCAGTGCATTGGCAGCGAGGCCAAACTCCGGCCTCGTATGTCTGAGGTGTTGGCCACACTGGAGCAACTGCAAGACCCAAAGAACACAGCGGTGACGCAACCCCAAACAGATCGATGGCAAGCCTCTAGCACCATCCCAAGGTCACCTATGAGGCAGTATAAGTCACCACGACGCCGGACACCTGCTGGCTCCCCGTTGCCATCGTATCTACGGTCGCCGCGTGTACATTGA
- the LOC103722695 gene encoding probable serine/threonine-protein kinase PBL3 isoform X2 translates to MVVAVKKLKPEGYQGHKEWLTEVDYLGQLHHRNLVKLIGYCSEGDNRLLVYEFMPRGSLENHLFRRGSQPLPWAIRIKVAIGAARGLSFLHDAESQVIYRDFKASNILLDSEFNAKLSDFGLAKAGPTGDRTHVSTQVMGTHGYAAPEYIATGRLSAKADVYSFGVVLLELLSGRRAVDKTRVGLEQNLVDWAKPHLGDKRKLYRIMDTRLEGQYPKKGAHAVANLALQCIGSEAKLRPRMSEVLATLEQLQDPKNTAVTQPQTDRWQASSTIPRSPMRQYKSPRRRTPAGSPLPSYLRSPRVH, encoded by the exons ATGGTTGTTGCTGTCAAGAAGCTTAAACCGGAGGGTTACCAGGGCCATAAGGAATGGCTG ACAGAGGTGGACTATCTTGGTCAGCTTCACCATCGAAATTTAGTTAAGCTCATTGGTTACTGTTCAGAGGGTGACAACCGACTTCTAGTTTATGAATTCATGCCAAGAGGCAGTTTGGAGAATCATCTTTTCAGAA GAGGTTCACAACCACTGCCTTGGGCAATAAGGATCAAAGTTGCTATTGGAGCTGCTAGGGGGCTCTCTTTTTTGCATGATGCTGAATCACAAGTCATATATCGAGATTTTAAGGCCTCAAACATCCTTCTTGACTCG GAATTCAATGCAAAGCTTTCAGACTTTGGGTTGGCAAAAGCTGGACCAACTGGGGACAGAACTCATGTCTCCACGCAAGTCATGGGCACTCATGGATATGCTGCTCCTGAATATATTGCAACAG GCCGGCTCTCTGCAAAGGCCGATGTATACAGCTTTGGGGTTGTGTTGTTGGAGCTGCTGTCTGGACGTCGGGCTGTCGACAAAACAAGAGTAGGCTTAGAGCAGAATCTTGTCGACTGGGCAAAGCCCCATTTGGGTGATAAGCGCAAATTATACCGGATCATGGACACAAGACTAGAGGGCCAATATCCAAAGAAAGGAGCCCATGCGGTTGCCAACCTTGCTCTGCAGTGCATTGGCAGCGAGGCCAAACTCCGGCCTCGTATGTCTGAGGTGTTGGCCACACTGGAGCAACTGCAAGACCCAAAGAACACAGCGGTGACGCAACCCCAAACAGATCGATGGCAAGCCTCTAGCACCATCCCAAGGTCACCTATGAGGCAGTATAAGTCACCACGACGCCGGACACCTGCTGGCTCCCCGTTGCCATCGTATCTACGGTCGCCGCGTGTACATTGA